From the Psilocybe cubensis strain MGC-MH-2018 chromosome 6, whole genome shotgun sequence genome, the window TTCTGAAGTCAAAGGACTTCTCTCTAAGCCATGGAAGCGTTTGGAAGAGACCAATGCCGAAATCAATCGCCTTGAAGTTTTGCtaaaaaaattaaaacaaACGCGAACGGGGATCGAGGGGTCAATGAATCGTTACAGCAGTATACTGGCCCCAATTCGTCGTGTCCCCGAAGATATTCTTCAAATGATCTTTATACATTGTCTCCCTACCCATCGCAACCCTACCATGGGAGCTTCGAACCCCCCGATGCTACTCACACGAATCTGTCGCCGATGGAGGTCCATTGCATTTTCTTTACCCATATTATGGGCTAGAATTCACATTCCTTTTCGAATAGTAGGTGATATACACCCTCAACATCCAGGATATCTGATTGTGCCAGCGCATACAGTTTCAACTGTGCTACAACATAGATGTCAGGCCGTCGCGGATTGGTTGACGCGATCTGGGGATTGTCCATTGTCGATTTCTATCACTTGCCTGAAGGATTATCATCATGACTGTGATTTCCAACCCGAAACTTCAATATTACTCCTCAAAATCGTGGCGAAATATGCACCACGTTGGGCGTTTATGCAGTTGAAGATTCCCCTTGAAACTTATCGCGAGCTCGAAACCATTCTGTCCTCATGTCAGCTTCCTATGCTTGTCCGTCTTAGGGCAGATATATCCGATGAAGCGAGTGATGTGTACTGGCGACCTTCACTAGGACTACTCGAATCCCGCAACTTGCAATTCGTATCGTTACGCCTTCCGTACTCTTGGGGTGCCAGACTGCAGGTGCTCGCTCAAAGACTCCAGCTTCATCAAAACATTACCTATCTTTCTATTCCCATGCCCTGTCCAGTTGACGATGTGATCAGACTTCTAAGGTCTTGCCCTCGCATTAATTATCTCCGTCTTTCACTCGAAAGGTATGAGCTTCAACATAAGAACCTCCAAGTTGTATTGCTGCCATGCCTAAGATACCTGATGATTGAAGATGATTTCGCGGTGTctcaaaacagagaaaatatATATAGCTTTCTAATTTGCCCACAGCTTCAGTGGATAGATTGGCGAAATCCCTCCATCATTGGGCAATTCTCCTTCGACGACCCTCCTGGCTCATCCATTCTGTCCCTAGTTGAACGTGTTGTAACACTGAATAGGCTTGCTTTCACTAGGCAACATCTCTCTCCCTCCCAGGTCCATAGACTATTGGATATGGTGCCTGTCAGTTTCATCACGAAGTTGATTCTGAGGTCGGTGCTCGGTAACTGGGAAGATGTGGATACATTCGACCTCGGAATCCTAATTGGACACCACAAGTCAGAAACAACAGCCACGGTTACTGATAAGATCCTCCTTCCACGACTAGAACATTTCGAACTCTATCAAACACGAGTACCAGACGACACAGTGCtccaatttgttctcagtCGCACGGGAACTATCCCCAGTATTTCCATCCTCAAATACGTGAAAATCGTGTTTTCTCGAATGAAGATTCCTGGACATGTTGATGTGGAGGACCACGTTCGAATGCACTTGGCACAAACCAGCATAAAGAAGATCCATCTCGAACTAAACTATTTGCTGCCTCTGTATGGAACTGATTCGGAAATAGTTGACCCACTATCTCCGAACTTTATTGGTGATCAGACGCACAATTTGAACTTCAACACTGGAGACAAGACATGGACAttggaggagatggatgatgaAATTGATATTCCTTGATAGGTATACTATACGTAATATCGAGCAAAAGGCCTTTTGCCCCTCACAAGTTGACTCAGCCATATATATAGCTTGATTTCGAAAGAAATGGGAAGCTTCCTGAAGCCGCTTCCAGTTTAGTCTCTCGTAGACAGACCACGATACGTACGTATGTGCTTCCAGTTCCCTGGCCTTCAACATTGTCGTTAAATTGATCACGTGATCGATACGCGTCGCGCCTAGCCCCTATTCAAAGTCCACAAGCCATCTGTTGAAAGCTTTACATTTCAAGTGTATGATATCTGGATAACTTGATTTTCAGCTACCATTAAACCAAACTCGATGTATTTTTATCTTTTAATTGTTATAGGATGAACTTGACACACATTATATTTGAAATTGGTGGTTGACCCATCCTATTGGCGATATACCGGAATATAGCTAGTCAGCTACGAGGGTTTTCTATAGCTTAAAGTCTTCTATTTGAGGGAGTAGGATATTCATAGGTCTCTGATGGTCTATTAGATACGACAGGTTTAAAGGCTCGGGGTTATCCTTCTAATTTCTGAGGCCAGGTTTCTGTGATCGAAGAACCAACTTAATCAAGGAATCTAATGAAATCCTTTCATAAAGTTGGCTAATAATACTTTGTGGTAATTAGATTAGACCTGTTTATCGAGACTTGGCGTAATAGGATCATTCCTTGAATAGTTGAAGCAGAGGTGAATGTTGATCATCTGTCGGTGTATCGGAAATATTCACAATATATCTCCACACTCAAATGCGTGAAAGTCATTTCTCGAACAAAGGTGTCCGGAGGCGTCAATATTGAAGAACACGTTCAAATTTACTTAGTAAAAACCAGTATGCAGAGGATTTCTATCGACGTACAACACATGAGACTACCGTATGAATCTCGACCGAAAAGCTACGTTGACCCACTATCTCCTGAATTTATTAGCAATCACACGTACTGTCACGACCCTGGAGAGAGACGTGGACATTGGGGGAGATAGATGATGGAATTGATAGCTCTTGAGCTTGATAGGTTTACCAAACTGTCACATCTCATAAGACATCTCTAAAATTGTTACATCTCTAAGACACTCAGGCCATCTATTGAACAATTTGCCTCGTAAACTTCGGAGAAATATAATTATTTGGAACTAATAGCAGATTACGGTGTGGATCGCTACTACCAACGATACTCTGTCATAAACCCGACTCCCCGGATAGGTCTGGACAGCCCTGTTGCCCCCCATTTCAAGGCATGTTTGTAGCTTACTTCTTTCAGTCTCTCTCAATTCCCGTTCATCGACCCATCCCCAATGACACTGTGGACAGAGAGCGCGATTGGCTGACTGCGGTCGTCAGGTGTGGCGGTGATTCACCGCCGCGCTGATAGAGGTAAATTGATCGTACTCACTCTAACAGCGCGGCTGATCCCTAAATTGGTGGATGCAGTGGACGCTCTGTGAGAAAGCTGCAAAGTTGCTTGTGCCATGGGCGGCTAGTTTCCCGAATTCGTATCCTTAGGGGTGATCCAAACACCCCACCGGTTAACAATGTCGCCGTCGGACTCGAAATCATAATAGAGGACTCTGCCGAGCACAGGTACATGTCTACTTGAATACGCAGAGCTTCACGTTGTTTGGCAGTTATGATAGGTGGTCAAATGGTGTTTTCGGATGGGGAAATGAAGGGGAAGAGATATACAAATTTGATAAATGAACAGAATGCGGGGTGAGGAGGTGGTGCGGGGGAGATCAGACTCGCCAGGTATGATGCATGGATGATCAACGTACATAAGCGATATACATACTTAGATTTGATCGCATGACGGGGGCCGGGGGTAAGCAAGGCGCCCGCGACTGAGAATGCAATCTAATGGAATGTATGTATTTAGGTCTTCCTTGTCCCCAATTGATAATATCTCTGTGATTCTAGGCTGGTTGGAGGGCGGAGTTCAAGTCAGATTCAGGGGGTAGGTATCCACATAGTTCCTTGGAGAGAAACATCGAAACGGAGGAGTTGAGTAAGATTTTTGGGAATTTTTGGAACAAGCTGCGGATTCTAGGCAATATTCCTTGGTTTTATATTCGAAATAGCACAGTTCTGAGTTTCTTCAAGCTGACCCCCTACTGCTCACGCTCCAAATAGCTCCTCGGGTGCAATAATCAGGTGATCATGCACATTGAGGGAGCCGACTGTTGCGTGTTGAACAAACAGCGATTTTTTAGCGAATGTTATACACGTCTCTTAGGTAAATTTAGTTGTATGTTTGTCATACAGCAAACTACACACTCGAATAATTTTTATAAAAGGGGACTTCTATTTATCTAACTTGATCTAGCTAACATAAAGTATATGTTGACCGCTGAAAACATACATCATGATCAGTCGGTGCCTGTAAATGATGGCAGTTTGTTCGGAAATAATGGTGGCCGAAGCCGGTATCGGTTTTCTGGCTACTACACCTTTCAGaacttcatcatcatccatgCCGGCGATAATATATAGCTTGAACTCCATTGCTTCCTCGTATACCCTTCCTTTTCAATTCCCTGTCTCCTCCGTCAACCCAGGTTGACAATGTACATCAAGTCGCCGTTTCCAGATCCCCCACAACTCCCAGCAGTCAATGCCCACTACATGTTTTTCAAGAGGCCAGACCAAGCAGAATGGCCAAACTATACAGTGCACATCGACCCAATTGATTCGCTCACCGCAGTCGGAGTAACCACAGCGGGTATATCTTTATGTTTCTACTGCTATCGAATATTCTGATTGGAAGTTCTAGCCACGGCGGTCAATCCAACGGGTCGGCTCATGTATCGCGATTACCTGCGTAACATCGAGGATTTGAGTACAGGACTGGGAGTGAGCGAGGCAGAGGGCGGGTTAGGCTTGCAGGGATGGAAAGAGACTGATAGAGCTGAGAGCGTCAACGCGAAGGCAGGCAGAGAAATCATCGGCATTATCAGTGAAAATTCGTCGGTGAGTGTTCTGTCACCCAAATTGTAATTCTTTTCTCATCTCACTGGAGTAGGACTATATTACTCTCATACATGCATGCATCCGCATTGCAGTTCCATTTGCGCTCATCTCATCTTACAGCACGCCCTTTGAACTCAAACACGCGCTGAAACTCTCGAAAGCTACACGTTTATTCGTTGACGAGGCATTCCTCAGCAATGTCCTACCCGTGGTCAAGGAGGTCGGGCTATCTACGGACCGCGTATATCTTTTGAAGGAGGCCTCTGGTGTTCCTGCGAAGGAAAAGAGGGGCAAGACAAGGAAGACGTTTAGAAGCATCATTGAAGGCGTCAGGCGGCGCGGCACGAAGACGATTGATGTGCGCACGGCGGGGAAGAATACGCTCGCTTATCTCGTATTTTCGAGTGGGACGAGTGGGCTGCCAAAAGGTGGGTTTTCCCCTTCCTTCCTCGCCTGAAGGGAGCAGCGGCTTGAACGCGGTGTTATTTATGCGATCCTGATGCCTTTTGCCTGACAATATCACAGCCGTAATGATTTCACACGGGAATCTCATCTACTCATTGGGACAGGCTATCGTCACTGGGCAGGCTGTCGCAGAGGTACACACTGTACGTTGGGCCATTTTTTGCGTACGCAAATGCTGAGTTTCTCCAGCCCCCACCCCCATTAAACCCCGAAGGTATCCCGGTCACGCTAGCATTCTTACCACTGCACCATACATATGGGCTTCATTCGTACTGCTTCCGCGCAACGCTGATGCCGAGCACGCTGGTTATTCTGCCCAAGTGGAATGTCAAGGTTGCTTTGGATGCCATCCCCAGGTGAGTATTACCATTTCATAACTTCACCACCTCTCATCTTTATCTCCAACTCAGATACAAAGTTTCTTCGCTCCCGCTCATCCCCTCTGTTGTGCATCAACTCGCGAATTATCCAGGGATCGAGAACGCGGATTTCAGCAGCGTGGTGGCTATGAACAGCGGCGCGGCGTATCTCCCGCCTGAGCTAGGCCAGAAGCTGACGAAGCTGGTCAAGGTGGACTTGGATTTAATGGAGGGGTACGGAATGAGCGAAGCAGTATGTCCTTTTGGTTTTCTTCGCCAGACAGCAACACTGACTCCCCCGCTAGACGATAGCCGCAATTGTGCAGCCGTATACAGGGATGCTCAATGGCAAACTGAAACGTATATCGGGGTGCACAGGCGTGCTTCTCCCCGGGATGGAAGCGCGCGTGCTTAGATCAGAGGATGCCGTCCCTCCACCGTCACCGGACACGGTCATCCCAGATGACTGTGAGGTGGACGAGCCCGGGGAGCTGTGGCTGCGCTCTCCGAACGTGGCAGTGGGCTACTGGAATAATCCCAAGGCGAACCGGGAGACGTTTGTCGGCGGGTGGTTGCGCACGGGAGACCGATTCAGAGTGGATAAGGATGGCAATTTCTGGTTTGCTGATCGTGCAAAGGTTCGTTGGTTTCGCTGTGTATTTAGTCTTTACTGATTTCTATTTGTAGGATACGCTAAAGGTGTCAGGCGCGCAGGTGTCCCCGGTCGAAATTGAAGGCTGCCTCCTCGCACACCCGGGAAAGCTTATCACAGACGCAACAGTCGCAGGCGTATCGGGTGGGCGAACCTCCGACGAGAAGGTACCTAGGGCATGGGTCGTGCTCTCCCCAGATGCCTCCGCCTCCCTCGGTCTTGCACCCGACACAGGCAAAGCTGTTGTAGCGGAAAAGGCGATTGCAGAGCTGGACAGGTGGCATAAAGAGAACCTGAGCAAGTATAAGTGGTTAAGGGGCGGGATTGAGATTGTGGATGAGATTCCAAAGAGTCCAACAGGAAAGGTGTTGCGTAGGGTGTTGCAAGATCGGTATGAGCAAGAGTTGAAGAAGCCGAAGAAGGGGAAAGGAAAAACGAAGGCAAAAGCAAAGTTGTAGGGGGAGAAATATGGTTAAGGAAATATTATACCCAAGGGTGTCTCGTAAGGTGTGGTTGGGTAATGACATTCATGATTTATGGTATTAAGGAATGTCAGAGTTTGAGGCGATTCTGACAGTGTCAGGATTCATGACCGATTCTGGGACAGAAATTTGCCTTCGCAGCACGATTCACTCAACCCTAGTTGCTTTGCCCACAATCCACATATCTGCTTCACTGGAATGTCGAGACTTGCTTCTACAATTATTAATTGACATGTCACGGTGCAAAGACTGATTTAGCTAAATCGGGTAGGTTATTACGCTACATTATCTGACTAATAGTAATAACCTTGCAGCGTGTCTTCCAGTTTAACTGGAAAAACTTCTcgtattttttcttccagttaACATACGAGCATTTCTTACAGTTTGATTTCCACACAAACTGGAGTTCAGTCTGACACCTTGATCTGGTACTTAATGTATAAGACAACTTTAAGgttcatcttttattcaaaatgtaagAGAAATTTCTACTGGGAGTTCTACTTGGACTATCTGTGCAAGATACGAGACTTCCGTAGAAGTTAGTTTTACATTCGGAAAATCCCGACGTGAGAATGACATACACACTATCCTTCGTGATAATCATTCAGTTGGGTTGGAATCAACGAAACGCGTACATACATGTAAATAATGCGCTTGTTGATTGACGCGTCACTAATTTAAGCGCGTCTAACCCTAACCTTATAAAATGAATTTGCAAGCCTTTATGGCAAACTGCTCCTTGTGAATTTTATAATGACTGTACCGGGGCgtgtttttcatttttttttgaatattATCCAGAAGAAACTCGGATTTTTTCTTGACATGAAGGTTTAAACGGATTATAATGCATTTGTAGTGTCCAAGTTGATGACAAGCACAGACAAACAAAGAGTGCTTAGTCAGTGTTTTCAATAAAATTGACCGCGTTGCTGTTCGGTCTCTTCAACTTGTTCCACCATCTCCCCCCTCACATACCAGGGCTCCCAGTCCGCAAGCCTTTTGTTCCTTTATCAATCCCCTTATTCCAACTCTGACTAGCACATCGCTGTTACTTGTACTCAATGGCTTATGTCTATAAACGAGGTCAGTGCATGCCACCTTTGTTTCATGACCACAACGCTCATCACATAGTCGTTCTGTGCAGATGGGTAAGCTTTCTACCTTAAACACGAGCGAAGATGCGAATTGAACATCGGCGGACTTATCTTTTTTCCTTTAGTCGCAAGGAACGCGTCCAGTTTGACAAGGTATGTATGAAGTCGCGTCGACGTTGACGTGTCACTCAACATAATTCCGCGTAGATCACTGCTAGAATATGGAAATTATCATACGGCCTCGATCAGAACTTCATTGACCCTGTCGAGTACGCGTCTGTTGCCCTTTCTTGTCTGTCGACGTACTCATCTATTCATCATAGGGTAACCCAGAAAGTTGTTGCAGGAGTTTACCAGGGAGTAACCACAGTGGAGCTTGATGTGCGTATTTTACCAAATTAATGTGTACATCATCGCTCATTGTTCAACCTTCACAGAACCTGGCTGCCGAGACCGCT encodes:
- a CDS encoding putative 4-coumarate--CoA ligase 2, which translates into the protein MYIKSPFPDPPQLPAVNAHYMFFKRPDQAEWPNYTVHIDPIDSLTAVGVTTAATAVNPTGRLMYRDYLRNIEDLSTGLGVSEAEGGLGLQGWKETDRAESVNAKAGREIIGIISENSSDYITLIHACIRIAVPFALISSYSTPFELKHALKLSKATRLFVDEAFLSNVLPVVKEVGLSTDRVYLLKEASGVPAKEKRGKTRKTFRSIIEGVRRRGTKTIDVRTAGKNTLAYLVFSSGTSGLPKAVMISHGNLIYSLGQAIVTGQAVAEVHTPPPPLNPEGIPVTLAFLPLHHTYGLHSYCFRATLMPSTLVILPKWNVKVALDAIPRYKVSSLPLIPSVVHQLANYPGIENADFSSVVAMNSGAAYLPPELGQKLTKLVKVDLDLMEGYGMSEATIAAIVQPYTGMLNGKLKRISGCTGVLLPGMEARVLRSEDAVPPPSPDTVIPDDCEVDEPGELWLRSPNVAVGYWNNPKANRETFVGGWLRTGDRFRVDKDGNFWFADRAKDTLKVSGAQVSPVEIEGCLLAHPGKLITDATVAGVSGGRTSDEKVPRAWVVLSPDASASLGLAPDTGKAVVAEKAIAELDRWHKENLSKYKWLRGGIEIVDEIPKSPTGKVLRRVLQDRYEQELKKPKKGKGKTKAKAKL